One window of the Sphingomonas crocodyli genome contains the following:
- the nrdR gene encoding transcriptional regulator NrdR — MRCPFCSHEDSQVKDSRPTDDGAAIRRRRQCEGCGARFTTFERIQLRELTVVKSENKREPFERAKLERSIQIACRKRPIDPVRVERLVTGIQRQIETSGESEISTAAIGQLVMEGLKALDSVAYIRFASVYKDFREAKDFEDFAGAVTEAGKQ, encoded by the coding sequence TTGCGCTGCCCTTTCTGTAGCCACGAAGACAGCCAGGTTAAGGATAGCCGCCCTACCGACGACGGGGCGGCTATTCGCCGGCGCAGGCAGTGCGAGGGGTGCGGCGCGCGCTTCACCACCTTCGAGCGCATCCAGCTGCGTGAGCTGACCGTGGTGAAGAGCGAGAATAAGCGCGAGCCGTTCGAGCGCGCCAAGCTGGAGCGGTCGATCCAGATCGCCTGCCGCAAGCGCCCGATCGATCCGGTGCGGGTCGAGCGGCTCGTGACCGGCATCCAGCGCCAGATCGAAACGAGCGGCGAGAGTGAGATCAGCACCGCCGCGATCGGCCAACTTGTGATGGAAGGCCTCAAGGCGCTCGACAGCGTCGCCTATATCCGCTTCGCCAGCGTCTATAAGGATTTCCGCGAGGCAAAGGACTTCGAGGATTTCGCGGGCGCGGTGACCGAGGCGGGCAAGCAGTGA
- a CDS encoding RNA methyltransferase: MSAPPPVIVLVRPQLGENIGKAARAMLNFGLTEMRLVSPRDGWPNPDAGPAASGADQVLEAAKVYDSVAEATADCAHVYATTVRKRGVTKPVVGPDEAAKAIHAGPGRSAILFGPERSGLETDDVAVARTILTVPINPEFGSLNLAQAVILVAYEWSKGVSLAQPPAVDLDPPASQEELDGLIAHLDRMLDGAGYFFPPDRIPTTRRMLRTLLTKPAWDAQEVRTLRGVLSTLERPRTRD, encoded by the coding sequence GTGAGCGCACCGCCTCCCGTCATCGTCCTCGTCCGCCCGCAACTGGGCGAGAATATCGGCAAGGCCGCGCGCGCGATGCTCAATTTCGGGCTGACCGAGATGCGGCTCGTCTCCCCGCGCGACGGCTGGCCGAACCCCGATGCGGGGCCGGCCGCGTCCGGCGCGGATCAGGTGCTGGAGGCAGCCAAAGTCTATGACAGCGTCGCCGAGGCGACCGCCGATTGCGCGCATGTCTATGCAACCACGGTGCGCAAGCGCGGCGTGACGAAGCCGGTCGTCGGGCCCGACGAGGCCGCGAAAGCGATCCACGCCGGACCGGGGCGCAGCGCGATCCTGTTCGGGCCCGAACGATCGGGGCTGGAGACCGACGACGTCGCGGTCGCGCGCACGATCCTGACCGTGCCGATCAATCCCGAGTTCGGGAGCCTCAACCTGGCGCAGGCGGTGATCCTGGTCGCCTATGAATGGTCGAAGGGGGTTTCGCTTGCCCAGCCGCCCGCGGTCGACCTTGATCCGCCGGCGTCGCAGGAGGAACTGGACGGGTTGATCGCGCATCTCGATCGCATGCTCGACGGCGCGGGCTATTTCTTCCCGCCCGATCGCATCCCCACGACGCGCCGGATGCTGCGCACGCTGCTGACCAAACCCGCCTGGGATGCGCAGGAGGTGCGCACTTTGCGCGGGGTGCTGAGCACGCTGGAGCGCCCCCGCACACGCGACTGA
- a CDS encoding PEPxxWA-CTERM sorting domain-containing protein: MTGIKRAIMAAMAAFTIAGSAQAAEWVVNGNFTDLSLIADGTWGNAGDSVAAGNYQIGALSDRGAVLGGTGGVTPTGWVTSGYNFVFQAGQADNASIGALTNFSGGTGPGDRFSLNGPNQPMNAVNNGFVGESPAGGAFLVMDSNLVDTSDIGNLTLPISQTINGLTVGNMYKVSFYWAAAQQYGFTGETFEGFRVGLGDTVIPTNSGPNEQFDDTEANIENLPACSFCKDTGFVVNPDQGFTDWRKVDFYFTASNSTQVLSFLATGGPQGQPPFSLLDGISMTDAPEPTTWAMMLIGFGAVGGALRRRGGKLATTRPALAA; the protein is encoded by the coding sequence ATGACGGGTATCAAGCGGGCCATCATGGCCGCGATGGCTGCCTTCACGATCGCGGGATCGGCCCAGGCTGCGGAATGGGTCGTGAACGGCAACTTCACCGACCTGAGCCTGATCGCCGACGGCACGTGGGGCAATGCGGGCGACAGCGTCGCCGCCGGCAACTACCAGATCGGCGCGCTTTCGGATCGCGGCGCCGTCCTGGGCGGCACCGGCGGCGTGACGCCGACCGGCTGGGTCACATCGGGCTATAATTTCGTGTTCCAGGCCGGTCAGGCCGACAACGCCTCGATCGGCGCGCTGACCAACTTCAGCGGCGGCACCGGCCCCGGCGATCGTTTCAGCCTCAATGGCCCCAATCAGCCCATGAACGCCGTCAACAACGGCTTCGTCGGCGAAAGCCCGGCGGGCGGCGCCTTCCTGGTGATGGACAGCAACCTGGTCGATACGTCGGACATCGGCAACCTGACCCTGCCGATCAGCCAGACGATCAACGGCCTGACCGTCGGTAACATGTACAAGGTGTCCTTCTACTGGGCCGCGGCCCAGCAGTACGGCTTTACCGGCGAGACCTTCGAAGGCTTCCGCGTCGGCCTGGGCGACACGGTGATCCCGACCAATTCGGGCCCGAACGAGCAGTTCGACGACACCGAAGCGAATATCGAAAACCTGCCGGCCTGCTCCTTCTGTAAGGATACGGGTTTCGTGGTGAACCCGGACCAGGGCTTCACCGACTGGCGCAAGGTCGACTTCTACTTCACCGCCAGCAATTCGACCCAGGTGCTCAGCTTCCTGGCGACCGGCGGTCCGCAGGGTCAGCCGCCCTTCTCGCTGCTCGACGGCATTTCGATGACCGACGCGCCCGAGCCGACGACCTGGGCGATGATGCTGATCGGCTTCGGCGCGGTCGGCGGTGCGCTGCGCCGTCGCGGCGGCAAGCTGGCCACGACGCGCCCCGCGCTCGCCGCCTGA